The Syntrophotalea acetylenivorans genome contains the following window.
CTTTTTCCTCGCTCAGATGCTCGGAGTTGTCCAACACCTGCAGAGCGCTTTCCACCTCCTTGATTTGGCCCAACAACTGCCGATGGCGCTCAAGGTTCTTTTGCATCCGCACCAGTTCCACCGGCGAAGTGGACAGGCCACGAACCTCCAAGCGGTTGCTGAGATCGATGCGACGCTCCCTTGCCTCGTCCCGTTGGCGCTCGACAACCTGCAATTTTTCCTGCAAGTCCTTGCGCTGGCCTCCCAGTTTAAAGCAACGCCACAGGTGCAGGCCCCAAAAAGTGACGGTTGCCGCCCCGGCCAGCACAAAAAGGGGAAGTTTGAATGCTCCGCCAAACAAACCGGCCGCTACGGCGACCAGAACCGCTGCCACAGAAATCAGGACCGGTCGTTTCCAAGCGGGATTGGCATGTTTGGCAACCTCTTGCTGCAAAGCACTGGCCTCAGCCTGTAAAGTTACCATCTCCTTGCGTATGCTTTCACCTTCGAGAAGCAAGGGAGGCAACTCTTCCGGCATTTCCCGGGGCAAACCGGTTTTTGCCAGATCCTTTTCCAGGTCGGCGCGCCGCTTTTCCAGTTCCTCGACCTTGCCGGACTCTCGATGAATCCTGCCGTAATCCTTGCGCAGGCTGCCTTCTTTCTCTTCCAGCTGCCATTGCTTACGCACCCAGTCCAGGTAACGTTCACCGGAGGCCAAATTCTCCCGGTCCTTTTCCATCGTTTCACTTAGCGCTGCGATCTGCTCCCGCAGGGAGGAAAGCTCCTTAAGGCCCTGTTCGGCAGCGAACCAGCGCTGCTGAAGCACCTCAATCCTATCGCTCAGTTCATCGAGTTGGCGGGGCCGGGTCTTGTCCTTACCCCAGGGATTCTTGCGGGTAATGTTGAAATAATCATCGCTCAATGACGCCAGAACCTGATCATAATCGACTTCAACATAACCGGACAGCAATGCCTTGAGGCGGGTGGTCAGACCATTGCGATCGGCCAGCTCCAGGTCACCCTGGCCGAAAAAGAGGCTGGACCGAAAGATATCCTCATCGGCCACAGCCAACAGCCGGTTAAGCTGATCAAGGTATTCGGCCCGTTCAGAGGAACGTCCTTGCGGGGCAGCCTTTCCGTCGAACTGATAGAGAACCTGATAGAGATCGTCACGCTCAACCAGCTGCACCCGGTCGCTGAGCAGTTCCCGCTCGATACGCACCGTGCAACCGCCATTTTCCAGAGCCAGGGCGGCCTCGCAACTGCCCTGTCTTCCCCAGGGCTTGTAGCGTTCTTTGTCCCGCAGACCGAACAACGCCGCCGGGATGGATTCCATCATGGTCGACTTACCGGACTCGTTGGCTCCAACGACCAGATTGAACCCCCGCCGGAAATCAAAACTCCGCTCAGTGAACTTACCGAAGTGCTTCAGCTCCAGACTGCGAAGAATCATTGGTCACCCCCGCTAAAAGCGCGAAAGCGGGTCAATACTTCGCGAAAGGCGTGTTCAATTACCGGCCGCTCATCATCCTGAACTTCTGCCATCAACTTCCGGGCACGGCGGACAAACATACCTCGAACCGTCTCTTCCGGTTCGATCCGGCGCGCGTAGTCGCTATCGAAAAGGCGGGTTTCATCCTGCAGTTCAAGATAGAAGAAACCATCTTCGCAACGACTTTGTAAGGCAGACAGGTCGATGGGAGCTTCAAGAATTCCGGTCAGGGTCAGACGCAACAGCAGCTTGGAGTTATTCAAAGAGGCAACACGCCCCACAGCCTCATCCAACTCGGTACAACCGGACAGATCGAGGGTCTCCTCGGCCAGTTCCCGGCCATTAACCTCCAAGGGCTCCACCGCTGCCTGGTTTTTATCGATGGTCACCAAGGCGCAGTATCGTGATCCGTTTTCGCCAAAACGTTTACCTTCCGGGGAGCCTGGATAGCAGGCATAAATCCGTTCATTTTCGGACAGCACTTCAAAGCTGTGATAATGCCCCAGGGCCACATAGTCGAGCCCCCAGCTCTTGAGGTTTTCAAGAGAAAAAGGCAAGTCTTTTTTACGGTAATTCCATTCCGGGCTGCCTTGCCGGGAACCGTGCAACAACCCCACGTGCAAACCTTCGTCGCACCGCCGTTGCATACCTTCCAGGGCATCCTCCGAAACATAACTGCGATAAGCAAAACCGTACAGATAGACCTGCTGGCCATCGACGGTGAGTGCCACCGGTTCTTTAACTTGTGGCTGATCGAGCAAGACCACCCCGGGAAAGTCCTCCTGACGATAGACGGCATCGGTGGAGACCAGACTGTCATGGGTGCCGGGCAGCAATACCGGCACGATACCACGTTCAGAAAGGCGTTGCAGACCGGCCTGGACCTTGCCCAGGGCCACTTTACCAGGGCGTGGATGATCGAACAAATCTCCGGCCACAAGCAATAACTGGGCATCCTTTTTGATGGCCAGGGTCACGATACGTTCAAAAGTTTCGAGAAAATCGACCTGCCGCTGCGGTGCGCGATTGCCAAGGGAGGCAAAAGAACCGTCAAGATGCAGATCGGCGGTATGCAGAATACGAATCATGGCAAAACGCCTCTTTTTATCGGGCTATTAAAACAGCCCGCAAAACCCCCGGAAGGGCTTAAAAAACATGCTATCGACCGAATGTAAGGTCTAAGCCTGAAAAAGTTTATCAATTTTGCTGCTCTTGTTGAGTCTGTTGACGATAATAACGCCGGTCCCACCACCCATGATCCACGGCAGCGGACAGTGCTTCGCCAACCAAAACCAAAGTCAACCCGGAACGACGTCCGCCGCTACCGGCAAAAAGGTCCCGGTCCCCGCACTGGGAAACGATGTCGTCCAGAGTCCCGTTCACCACCTCTTCACCGGAGAAACCGAGCCGGTGCACCAGGCTGATGGCGACATTTTTCCCGTACCCCCGCCGTAAACGTTCTACCAGCTCGGTTAACGGCAGATGATTCATATAGATCGCCAGGGTTACTCCAGGGGCCGCCAATTCCTCCAGAGAGGGACTGCCAGGCAGTTCTTCGAGAACTCGGGGTGAGACAATCAGGGTACGACTGCAGGTCCCTGACAGATTAAGGGTACGCTTTAGAAGCGCCGAGGCTGCATTAACCGTACTGACTCCTGGCACCACCTGGGCCGCATCCCCCAGGTGCTCTATCAGGGCCTGAAAGGGAGAGAAAAAGGTCAGATCTCCCGGAACCAGAAAAACCACCGATCCCCGTTGTCGCTGTTCATGCAACTGCGTCAACAATCCGTCAAAACTATAATCATAAGGGTTATAAAATTCCTTACCGGCCAATAGACCGGCAAAGGTTTGATCAAAGGGGCTAAAGGCATAGACCGTCCGGCTTTCAGCGAGCAATCGCGCCCCTTTAAGGGTCAACAATTCGGGATCGCCGGGGCCGGCACCGACAAAATAAACCAGGCTCACAGCTGGCACCCTTCTTGCTGTGTCTTTTGTAAATAGATAAGAAACTCACGATTGCCCTTCGGACCGAGCACCGGACTCTCGACCACCCCCCGAACCCGGCAGCCGAGTTCCGTGGCCAGTTGCTCGATACGCGCCACCACCGTAGCATGCTGTTCGGGGTCACGAACAACCCCGCCCTTGCCGACTTGACCACGGCCAACCTCGAACTGAGGTTTGATCAAGGCGACCACCTCGGCACCGTCGGCGAGCAACGACAAAGTTACCGGCAATACCTTGTCAAGGGAGATAAAGGACGCATCGATCACAGCCAACGAGGGCACTTCAGCAAGTTGATTGCTTTGCAGATGACGAATATTGGTCCGTTCCAGGTTGACCACCCGGGGATCCTGTCGCAGACTCCAGGCCAACTGGCCATAACCGACATCGACAGCGTAAACCTTGGCAGCCCCTTTTTGCAGCAGACAATCGGTGAAGCCCCCCGTCGAAGCGCCAACGTCGATGGCCACACGGTCGGTCACTGCTAAAGCAAAATGTTCCAGGGCTTTGGCCAACTTCAAGCCACCCCGCGAGACATAAGGAATATCCTCGCCCTTGAGGCGAATTTCAGCATCGCTGGCCACGCCGGTACCGGCCTTGTCGACCAGCTGCTCATTGACCAGTACTTTGCCGGCCAGAATCAGGCTACGAGCCCGCTCGCGCGATGGCACAAGGCCACGCATAACCAGTAATTTGTCGAGACGTTCTTTTGGAGGCATCGGCGCACGCAGCCGCTTAAAACGGCAAAATAAAAGGGTCTGCAGGGCGGCAAAAGACCGCTAAAACATGGGTCAACAGACTATCATAGGGGGTGGCGACGGGCAACAGTTTTGACCGCCCTGAGTATTGCAGACACCACTGAAAAAAAATGAAAAAAAGGCACGGGACAAAACCAAGGCGCTTTGTTAAAGTTGTCTACTGTGCACCATGCCATTGACATTCAAGGGTTAACATGCCGGGAAAAATCCTCCTTACTCAACAGGAAACCGCCGCCGCGCAGGCGATCTACCAGGTACTGCGTGACGAAGGCTATCATATTCTGCGTGCCGCCAACCTGACGGAGACCGAAAGCATGCTGCAACAGCTACCCGATCTGCTGTTGCTCGATTCAGACCTGGACGACCTGCACCAGGCCAATAGCTGGTCAGAGCTGGCTTTCCAGTGCCAGCAGGAAAGCGTTTCCTGCCTGCTCTACTCCTCCCGCACGCAGGATGAGTTTAAAACCAGCAATACAACGCCCTCCTGGATAGACAATACCATCAACCGCCCCGATGACGCCCAGGAAGTGCGCTTCAAGGTTGCAGCCCAATTAACCATTCGGCGCCTGACCTACGAAGCCGAACTCGCCAACAGGCGGTTGCTGGAAAAGCAAGATCAACTCGAAGAATATCAACGTTCGGCGGCTGAAATCCAGAAGTCACTGTTACCCACCAGCCTGCCGGATACAATTAACCTGCAAGTCGCCTGGCGCCTGGTTCCATGCGAAAAGGTCGGCGGAGACCTGTTCAACATCGTGCGCCTTACGGAAGACACCGTCCTGGCCTACGTTCTGGATGTCAGCGGCCACGGCATCTCCTCTGCCATGGTCACTGTTTCGGTCACCCAAAGCCTCTCTCCTCATGCCGGTCGTATCGTCCGTCGACCGCAGAACAAGCCGCCTTACTTCCGCCTGCTGTCCCCGGCAGAAGTCCTTCAGCAACTGGAGCAGGAATATCCACTGGAGCGCTTCGGCAAGCTTTTCACCATCAGCTATCTGCTCATCAACACCCGCACCGGTCAGATACGCTACAGCAACGCAGGCCACCCTCCGCCGCTGCTGGTACGAAGTGACGGTTCCTGCAAAGCCCTGAAAGCCGGCGGCTCCATTATCGGCACCGGTTGTTCTGGCCCCTTTGAAGAAGAAGAGGTCCTCCTGCACCGTGGAGACCGGTTATTTCTATATTCTGACGGGGTCACTGAACACAGCAACAAGCAAAACCTGCAGTTCGGCCAGGAACGCTTGTTCCGCAAGCTGACCGCCAATAAAAAACGCCCCCTTGAACCTGCCTTGGACAATCTGATCGAAGCCCTTAAAAGTCACGGCCAGGATATGATTTTCAAGGACGACCTGACCCTGATCGGCATCGAATACCTGGGCAATAACGACTCATAGCGTCAATAGCCCCCTGGCGGCATTTCTCTGTCCTTAACAACAAAAACAGGCTCGACAGTGCTCTACGAACAAAAGATGGGTTGCTTTTTTGCCCCCCTTCCCTTATTACTTCCAAGGCGTTAAAGTTGAGGAAAATGGTGTTGTTCCCGCAACGAAAACTTTCTGATATTTAATCAGCAGAAGGGTGTTATCCATGATCA
Protein-coding sequences here:
- a CDS encoding SAM-dependent methyltransferase, with the protein product MSLVYFVGAGPGDPELLTLKGARLLAESRTVYAFSPFDQTFAGLLAGKEFYNPYDYSFDGLLTQLHEQRQRGSVVFLVPGDLTFFSPFQALIEHLGDAAQVVPGVSTVNAASALLKRTLNLSGTCSRTLIVSPRVLEELPGSPSLEELAAPGVTLAIYMNHLPLTELVERLRRGYGKNVAISLVHRLGFSGEEVVNGTLDDIVSQCGDRDLFAGSGGRRSGLTLVLVGEALSAAVDHGWWDRRYYRQQTQQEQQN
- a CDS encoding ATP-binding protein, with protein sequence MILRSLELKHFGKFTERSFDFRRGFNLVVGANESGKSTMMESIPAALFGLRDKERYKPWGRQGSCEAALALENGGCTVRIERELLSDRVQLVERDDLYQVLYQFDGKAAPQGRSSERAEYLDQLNRLLAVADEDIFRSSLFFGQGDLELADRNGLTTRLKALLSGYVEVDYDQVLASLSDDYFNITRKNPWGKDKTRPRQLDELSDRIEVLQQRWFAAEQGLKELSSLREQIAALSETMEKDRENLASGERYLDWVRKQWQLEEKEGSLRKDYGRIHRESGKVEELEKRRADLEKDLAKTGLPREMPEELPPLLLEGESIRKEMVTLQAEASALQQEVAKHANPAWKRPVLISVAAVLVAVAAGLFGGAFKLPLFVLAGAATVTFWGLHLWRCFKLGGQRKDLQEKLQVVERQRDEARERRIDLSNRLEVRGLSTSPVELVRMQKNLERHRQLLGQIKEVESALQVLDNSEHLSEEKELLTRELAVLGERMEQEKPLRQEELMSAEELPRAEEQLLQLRETIRQNEQQLLDLTRREAALQGELSNLQQIEEEGEQLKEREAALLQQRDALAVAYQLLSESVDEFRRTYLERFAAEIGRYLGLLTAGRYQKVRLADDFSLSLPGRGRDWRPVESYSRGTNDAVYFAVRLALTRQLANGIPLPLLLDDPLVNLDRQRLAEALKVLERLSSEHQIILFSHDERLLKRAARDRWNVVTLDDQGGNVATAAQEGKDDGKQLSFL
- a CDS encoding metallophosphoesterase family protein encodes the protein MIRILHTADLHLDGSFASLGNRAPQRQVDFLETFERIVTLAIKKDAQLLLVAGDLFDHPRPGKVALGKVQAGLQRLSERGIVPVLLPGTHDSLVSTDAVYRQEDFPGVVLLDQPQVKEPVALTVDGQQVYLYGFAYRSYVSEDALEGMQRRCDEGLHVGLLHGSRQGSPEWNYRKKDLPFSLENLKSWGLDYVALGHYHSFEVLSENERIYACYPGSPEGKRFGENGSRYCALVTIDKNQAAVEPLEVNGRELAEETLDLSGCTELDEAVGRVASLNNSKLLLRLTLTGILEAPIDLSALQSRCEDGFFYLELQDETRLFDSDYARRIEPEETVRGMFVRRARKLMAEVQDDERPVIEHAFREVLTRFRAFSGGDQ
- a CDS encoding PP2C family protein-serine/threonine phosphatase, encoding MPGKILLTQQETAAAQAIYQVLRDEGYHILRAANLTETESMLQQLPDLLLLDSDLDDLHQANSWSELAFQCQQESVSCLLYSSRTQDEFKTSNTTPSWIDNTINRPDDAQEVRFKVAAQLTIRRLTYEAELANRRLLEKQDQLEEYQRSAAEIQKSLLPTSLPDTINLQVAWRLVPCEKVGGDLFNIVRLTEDTVLAYVLDVSGHGISSAMVTVSVTQSLSPHAGRIVRRPQNKPPYFRLLSPAEVLQQLEQEYPLERFGKLFTISYLLINTRTGQIRYSNAGHPPPLLVRSDGSCKALKAGGSIIGTGCSGPFEEEEVLLHRGDRLFLYSDGVTEHSNKQNLQFGQERLFRKLTANKKRPLEPALDNLIEALKSHGQDMIFKDDLTLIGIEYLGNNDS
- a CDS encoding TlyA family RNA methyltransferase — encoded protein: MPPKERLDKLLVMRGLVPSRERARSLILAGKVLVNEQLVDKAGTGVASDAEIRLKGEDIPYVSRGGLKLAKALEHFALAVTDRVAIDVGASTGGFTDCLLQKGAAKVYAVDVGYGQLAWSLRQDPRVVNLERTNIRHLQSNQLAEVPSLAVIDASFISLDKVLPVTLSLLADGAEVVALIKPQFEVGRGQVGKGGVVRDPEQHATVVARIEQLATELGCRVRGVVESPVLGPKGNREFLIYLQKTQQEGCQL